TTCAGATGGAAGATGGACCAAAAGTTACCTTCTTGAAAGGTGATGTAAAGATAAAACCAGACCAAGCCATATTGATATATAGATATGTGATTAAATAAAACAAAAGCTAAGGGCATATCGTTTTGATATGCCCTTGATATTTATTACAGATGTCTTTGAAATTAGTAGTACAATAGATTAGTTACATCATCATCTATTTTTATATTCTTTTCCTTACCGTTATAAAGCCAAAGCTCTGCATCTCCTCTGCTTTCTCTGTATTCCTTAGTAAATAAAACTTCATTAGGACTTCTATAGAAATAATGATTTACATCATCAGATATTACTTTTTTCTCAAAGTTTGAAATCCTAACAAGTTTACCCATATATCTCTCATAATTATAGTCAGTCAGGCAAAGGATTACTTTATTATCCTCATCATAAAATACACTATACCAATTTACATTTTCTGCTATTTTCTCGTTTCTATCATTAGTCTTTAGATATAAATCACCTAAGCTATTTTTTTCATCTTTTAGATAAATGACTTCTGAATCAGGGTAAACCTCAAAGTAGGTTACATCTGTAGCAATGGTCTCCTTATTGTCAGTGTTAGACAAATCATATTTATTAAGTAAATATCCCTTGCCTTCAACAAAATCCTTCATATATGCATAATTATTATCCTCTGAAAAAACAATATAAAGGTAATCGTCTTTAGACAATACTAGTTTATTGCCATCACTTTTTGTATATCTATACAAATCTTTTTTCTGATTTACATTTTCCCAATAGTAGTTTTCAACAGCATATGCATTACTAAAATCAGAGATGTTACGTTTTGGCACCTCTTCTACAATATACTTAAAGTAAGTAATAGAGCTGTTTTCACTAGCATTCATTATTTGGGCTATACTGGATTCCACTTTCTCAGACTCCCCATCCCTATATATATATAAATCCTTTTTCACAACATGAGTTGGATTGTTTGCAATATAGTATCTAATCTCATCTCTCTCTTCTTTTCTATAATACTGTTCTAATGCACGATTATATGCAGCCATATCATAAACAGGGTAAGAATAATAATAGTAGTAATCATAATACAAAATGTAATTATCCTTATAAGGCATAGTCATAAATCTATCAGTAGCAGCCATATTATCATTTACAATCTCTCTTAAGTCTACAGTTTCAACATAGGATTTAAGATAAACTATAGAGCCATCTTCTTGTATAGAGATTAAACTATCCATATCATTAAAAAGTTTAATCTTATCCTTGCCCATTTCCTTTAGGTATAAATCATAACCAGAATCACCATTGCTTTTTGTATAGTAAATTTTTTCAAAATTATCAGTCACTTTAACTATTTCATTTATATCAGAATCTATTTTTTCCGTACTATCTTCTTTAGCTGTAAGGGCTATATAATAATCTCTTTCAGATACATTACTATTAACTCTACTATAAAGAATGTGTTTTCCATCATCTGAAATTTGAAAATCAGGGTATGCATCACCAGCAACTTTTATTTCTTTTTTCAAATCATTTATATACAAACTGCCACCATCATCATAATTCCAGTTTTTCATATAAACTATGTATTTACCATCAAATGAGATATCAAATGCAGGAAGAATATTTGATGCTATCTTAATACCATATTTATCTGTGGACTTACCTTTTGGAGTTGTACCTACAATATTTCTTAAATATAAGTCAGCTACTTCATCATAGCCTTCACCTTCTCTTATATTTTGGAGAAATAGCATTTTCTTACCATCCTTTGTGAACCTGAAAAATAACGAAGCTGCATCATCCTTGCTACTGGTAGCAAAATATGAAAAATCACCATAACCAAAAATATCATCATACGTGTAGTCATCACAAAGCTTATCCGTAATAGGAGTTGCTTTATCTTTTCTAGTATCTCTTGCCACCAATTCGTTTTTCTTCATATATACAACAGGATAGATGGCCTTTTTCCCATTAAACAAACCGAGGCCCTTTGCAAAAAAAATAGTAGCTGGTATTAAAAATATGAGTATAAGAGCTGCAGCTATAATAGGAGCTTTTTTTTGAAATAGCTTCTTTTTAGCTTTATTTTCATCAGTACTATGGGCTACTACATTTGTTTCTGCTTCTGTTTGACTTTGAACTAAACTGCTTTCTTGCTTTACCTCTACGGCCATATTCGTGTTAGAAGGGGGTTGAAGCTTGCTTCCACAAATACGACAGAATTTAGAGTTTTCATTGTTTTTCTCACCACAATTAGAACAAAACATAATATGCCTCCTATAAATGACTTAATTTGTTTTTTTAACACATTCAATGCAAAAGCCTAAATAAGGATCTAATACTTGTGCCCAAAAACAGCCAGTAGAATAACTAGACTTAACTCTAACCTATATATTACATCACCCCCTAAAAGTCTATTCCAATTATATAGGTATAAAGTTCTACATAAAGTAATAAAAACCTGCTAAAAAAGACCTTATTTGCTTTTAATTTCTTATAGTGGCTTTATATACTACATTTTTCGACTGTAGAAGGATTTACTGCCTGAAAATATTAAACAAAAAATACTTCCATAGGACAAAACAATAGATTAAATAGTTTTGTTCTATGGAAACATTGTATATAATATATGTAGGATTAAATTTATAAGGAGGTACATGTTAATGAAAGAAAAAAATAAGATCTTGGCCCTTGATGTCAACCAAATTTCGAGAAAGGCCTATTCCTTAAAAGAGGAAATAGCAAGTAGTATAACTCATGGTATAGGAATTTTGTTTAGCATAGTCACCCTAACTATTTTACTGATATATGCCATATGGGACAAAAGCCCAATATCAATAGTCGCATTCAGTATATATGGAGCTTGTTCTATTTGTCTATATACATCATCAACCCTATATCATAGCTTTCAAAATCAAAAGATAAAGAAGATACTTAGAGTATTTGATCATTCCTCAATATTTTTATTTATAGCAGGAACCTATACTCCAGTTGCCCTATTGTCCATGACAGGATATTGGAGAATAGGCATATTATCAGCTGTCTGGACCATAGCATTAATTGGTATTGGCTTTAAAATATTTACCTATAATAAATTTGATAAATTTAAAATGATTTCTGTGCTTATGTATGTACTTATGGGCTGGATAGTGGTTATTGCAATAAAGCCTATGCTACAGATGGTTCCAAAGGGATTTTTCATATGGCTATTAGCAGGTGGTATAATTTATACCTTGGGAACTATTTTTTATTCAATTAAGAAAATACCTTATAATCATGCTATATGGCACTTGTTTGTACTAGGTGGAAGTGTAATGCATTTTTTAGGCATATTTATATATTTAAAGTAAATAATTTGATAGTTATTATATTTAAAGGAGGATAAGAGATGAACACAAATGAAATAATGAAATTAGCACTGGATATGTCAGGATTTGATTATATCCCTGCTGATTCTGAGATATATGTAGAAGGAAAAGGTATTAAAAAGATACTCTTTGGTATAGACATAGATAGTTCTGATTTGTACTATGCTAAGGCAAATGGATATGATGCCGTAATAGCACATCATCCACAGGCAAGTATAATAAATGCCCATGAGGTCTATAAGGATCATGTAAAAGTAATGAATAAATATGGAGTACCTGAGGAAGCTGCCCAAAAAGCAATAGAGGATAAATATGAAATGTTGAAAATATCAGCTATGAGTGCAAATTATGATAGCACAATTTCAGTTGCTCAAATGCTCAATATGCCATTTTTAAATATTCATCAGCCCTTAGATGAAATAGGCAGAAGACTTATGCAGGATAAAGTTGATCAAGTTTGTAAAGATGAAAATGCTACTCTTGAAGATGTAATAAAAGCACTGAGTAGCTTTAAAGAAATGCAAGTGGCAAGGACTAAAGTTGAGCTGCTTATAGGTGATGAAAATGGGAAAGCAGGAAAAACTGTAGTTGCACATGGTACTTACACAAACGGAGGATATGATGTTGCAAATGCTTACTTTGAAAATGGAGTAAATACTGTTGTATATATTCACATTACATACCCTGATTACATAAGGCTAAAAAAAGAGAATAAAGGTAATCTTATAGTATCAGGACATATAGCTAGTGATGCAGTTGGAATCAATCCTTTTGTAGAAGCATTAAGAGAAAAAGGTTTAGAGGTTACTACGGTAAAAGGAATAATAAAATAAATTTCAGACTTAAGGATAGCAAATGCTATCCTTGTTTTGTCTTGGAATAACTATAAATTTAAATATTATATAATTTTAATTGAGAATTGATTTCAATCACATAATTTATTCCTAAATAGGGGTATATTTTATATATAGAAAGGATTGGAGGAATATATATGAATAAAGTTATTTCTTTAAACGAAACTATATATGAGCTATGTAATAAGTATCCAGAAATAAAGGAAATATTAAGGGATTTAGGCTTTGTAGACATAGTAAATCCAATTATGATGAACACTGCAGGGAGAGTAATGACCATACCTAAAGGAACACAAATGAAAAATATCCATATAGAAAAGGTAATAGAAAAATTAAAGGAAAACAGCTTTGAAATAATTCAATAATGAATATTGTAAAGAAAATTTTAATTATTAAGGAGGAATAAAAATGAGTGAATTAATCAACAACAGAGAGGTAATGGAGGATACCAATAAGGAAAAGAGACAGGCAGTATTAAAGGACATAATTATGCAATTACATGACGGGAAGGATCCAAAGGAAGTTAAGGATCAGTTTGCAAAGCTTATAGATGGAGTATCTGCCAGCGAAATATCTGAAATGGAAGCAGGGCTAATAAAGGATGGAATGCCAGTTGAAGAAATTCAAAGACTTTGTGATGTACATGCGGAAATATTTAAGGGTTCAATAGAGGAAATCCATACAGAAACAAAGGAAGAGGAAAAAATAGGTCATCCTGTGAGAGTACTTAAAGAAGAAAACTTTGCTATAGAGGATTTACTAAAAAACAATATTTTACCTAAAGTAGATGCATATGTTGAAAATGAAAATGAAGAGATTAAAAATAGTATTATAGGAGACGTAAATTTGCTATTCGACATTGAAAAGCATTATAGTAGAAAGGAAAATATATTATTCCCTTATATGGAGAAATACAATATAACAGCACCACCAAAGGTTATGTGGGGTGTAGATGATGAAATTCGTGGAGAGCTTAAGGCATTCAAAGCCTATTTATTAGAAGGAGAAATCCACCCAAAAGAATTAAAAAATAAAGCAGAAGCCTTATCTACTAGAATTATCGATATGATATTTAAAGAAGAAAGCATAATGGTACCTATGCTTTTAGATGTGCTTACTGAGGATGAGTGGCTTAAAATAGCAGAAGACAGCGAAGAAATAGGTTATTGCCTAGTAGCACCAACTCAAAAATGGAGACCAGAGAGAGAAAATGTAGAAGAAAAGGCAAAGGAAGAAACCCATGGAGGACCTGCTGGCTATGTTAAGTTTGATACAGGAATATTAAAGGTTGAAGAGCTTGAAAGAATTTTAAATACATTACCATTTGACATTACATTTATAGATAAGGACGATATAGTAAAATACTTTTCACAGCCTGAAGAAAGGTTTTTCCCAAGAACAAAATCAGTAATAGGACGTACAGTGCAAAACTGTCATCCTCATTCAAGTGTAAATACAGTAGAAAAAATACTAGATGATTTCAAAAGCGGAAAGAAGGATAGTGAAAGCTTCTGGATTAAACTAAGAGGAGAATATATCTATATTAGATATTTTGCAGTTAGAGATGAAAATAAAAACTATATGGGAACACTAGAGGTATCTCAAAACATTAGACCTATTCAAGAAATAACTGGAGAAAAGAGACTCTTATCTGAATAGCTTAAGCCCCTTAAATAGACATCTAAATATTTAAGGGGCTTTTTTCATATGATAAATTTCTAAAAAAATGATATTATAAAGGTATTAAACTAATAATTAAAAGGAGTGCTTATAAATGAATAGATTTACATTAAGACAAGAGGAAGCAATATTAATGATAATTGATATTCAGGAGCGTCTAGTACCTGCAATGAAGCACGGGAAAAAAACCATTGATAATACAAATATTTTAATAGCTACGGCAAAAAAATTAGATATTCCTATTATAGCTACTGAGCAATACCCAAAGGGATTAGGCAAGACAGTAACAGAAATAAGCGAAAATATAAATGGAGACTATATATATGAAAAAATATCTTTTTCAGGCTATACTGAAGAAGTAAAGACAGCTCTTAATCAAATAGAGAGAAAAAAAGTTATTATTACAGGCATGGAAACTCATGTTTGTGTATATCAAACAGTTAGAGATTTATTAGACAATGGTTATGAAGTGTTTATAGCAGAAGACGCTGTATGCTCACGAACAAAGGAAAATTATTTAAATGGACTTTCTATTATGGATAAAATGGGTGCTGTTATTGTAAATACGGAAACAGTACTATTTGATTTGTTAAAAGAAGCAGGAACTCCTGTATTCAGAGAATTATCAAAGCTAATAAAATAAATATATAGGCTGGAGTATAAGCTGATGAAAAAGTTTAAAAAGTTCTATATTGAAATTACAAATGTATGCAATCTTTCCTGTAGCTTTTGTCCACAAACAAAAAGATCTCCTGAAATTATGAAATTTGATGTCTTCAATAAAATATTAGATGAAGTAAAGCCTTACACAGATTATCTATATTTTCATGTAAAAGGAGAGCCTCTTCTCCATCCAGAAATAGATAAATTTCTAGACATAAGCTATGAAAAAGGCTTTATGGTCAATATAACAACAAATGGGACTCTTATAAGTAAAGCAAAAGATAAAATACTTATGAAGCCGGCCTTAAGGCAGGTTAATTTTTCGCTGCATAGCTTTGATGGAAACCAAAGCCATAATAATAAAGAAGAATATATTAAGGAGATTATCTCCTTTGCAAAGGAAGCAGCTGATAAGACTAATGTTTTCATAGCCTTAAGGCTATGGAATCTAGACAGGGATAATGCAACAAACTTACAAAAGAGAAGAAACATTCAAATACTCCAAATAATCCAGAAAGAGTTTAATTTAGACTATAAAATAGAAGAAAAAGTCATACCTGGTAGTGGAATTAAAATCATGGAAAGGATATATTTAAACCAGGATATTGAATTTAAATGGCCTGATTTAAAGGAAGAGGAAGATGAGGGCAAAGGCTTTTGCTATGGACTTAGAAATCAGGCTGCTATATTAGTAGATGGAACTGTAGTACCCTGTTGTCTTGATGGGGAGGGAATAATTAACTTGGGTAATATAAATAAGGCTCATTTCTCCCAAATAATAGAGAGTACTAGAGCTAGAGATATTATAAATGGCTTCTCAAATAGAAAAGCAGTTGAGGAATTGTGTAGAAAATGCGGGTATAGAAAAAAGTTTGGATAATATCAGAAGGAGAAAAATATGAAGTATGACAAAATAATAGAAGGAATTTTCTTAAAAAGACCTAATAGATTCATAGCACAGGTCTTAATAGATGGAAAAGAAGAAATAGTACATGTTAAAAATACAGGTAGATGTAAAGAACTGCTTTTACCAGGAGCAAAAGTGTTATTAGAGGATTGCTCACATAATATGACTAGAAAAACTAAATATTCACTTATAGCAGTTTGGAAAGGGAAGATGCTAGTTAATATGGATTCCCAAGTGCCCAATTCAGTAGTGTTTGAAGCACTAGAAGGGAGAAAGGTTAAAGAGCTTGAGGATATAATACATCTAAAGAGAGAAGTAACCTTTGGTAAATCCAGATATGATATATATTTTGAAACTGAAAAAGAAAAGGGCTTTATTGAAATAAAAGGAGTTACACTAGAAAACAATAATATTTCTATGTTTCCAGATGCACCTACAGAAAGAGGTGCTAAGCATGTATTAGAAATGATTGAAGCAGTTAAACAAGGCTACAGAGGAATAATACTTTTTCTAATACAGATGAAGGGACCTAAAGTATTTAAGCTAAACTGGCAAATGGATAGAGCATTTTCAGAAGGAGTTAAGCTAGCACATGAAAATGGTGTAGAGATATTTGTTTATGATTCCATTGTGTCTTACAATACCATATCTTTAGACAAACCTGTTAAAATAGAACTTGATGAAATTATAGAATAGTCTTAAAGGGCTTAATAGAAAGTATATATTTAGAAGTTTAAGGGGGACATAGATGATTTACACGAACAACTTAACAAAAGGCAGTATATTTAAAGCGCTTTTTAGACTTGCCATTCCAATCATGGGCACATCCTTTGTTCAGATGGCATATAATATGACAGATATGATTTGGGTTGGAAGAGTTGGGCCTAGAGCTGTGGCAGCAGTAGGAACAGCAGGCTTTTTCACCTGGCTTGCCATGGCATTTATACTGATTCCTAAAATAGGTGCAGAAGTAGGAGTAGCACAATCAGTAGGAAGACAGGATATGAAGGAAGCAAAGGTATATATAAAGCATAGTATTCAAATGATTATTTGTCTTGCTTTATTTTATGCGTTTGTACTTATTATCTTTAGAAAATCCTTAATAGAATTTTTTAATTTAGGGGAAGAAGATATAATCAATAATGCAATAAATTATTTAGTTATTATATCTATTGGATTAGTATTTTATTTTATAAATCCAGTTTTTTCAGCAATATTTAATGGATATGGAGATAGCAAGACACCTTTTATCATAAATACAATAGGACTTATAATAAATATGATTTTAGACCCACTATTAATTTTAGGAATAGGTCCATTTCCAAGGCTTGAAGTCATAGGTGCAGCAATAGCAACAATAATAGCCCAAATAACTGTAACGATTATATTTATTACCATAGCAAAACAAAGACATGAGCTTTTTTCAGAGCTCAATCTTTTAAAAGGACCTGATAGGGACCATATAAGAAAGATAGTAAAGCTAGGCTTACCAGTAGCACTACAAAGTGGACTATTTACCATTTTTGCCATGTTTATAGCAAGAATCATAGCCCAGTGGGGGCCTATACCCATAGCAGTACAAAAGGTAGGCTCCCAGATAGAAGCCATATCCTGGATGACGGCAGGAGGTTTTCAAACGGCCATGAGTGCCTTTGTGGGACAAAACTATGGAGCTAAAAAATGGGATAGAGTATTTAAGGGATATTTTGTTGGATTAGCTATTGTATCTGTAATAGGAATATTTGCAACAAGCCTTTTAGTCTTTGGAGCAAGACCCGTATTCTCTATTTTTATTCCAGAGGAAGAGTCTATAAGATATGGAATAGTATATCTTAAAATACTAGGTCTTTCTCAGCTATTTATGTGTATTGAAATAACTACAGCAGGCGCCTTTAATGGGCTAGGCAAAACAGTTCCTCCATCAATTGTAGGCATATTATTCAATGGACTTAGGATACCAGCAGCACTAATACTTTCATCAACTAGCTTAGGCCTAAACGGAGTATGGTGGGCAATAAGTATATCTAGTATGTTTAAGGGCGTTGTGTTAACCACCCTATTTATATTCTCATTAAAAAGAAATCCTGAGACAAAGGGATTAAGTGTATTTAGATTACTCTCATCCTATAAGCATTCATAGCGGTGATCCCAAGCTTGTTTAAAAGCTTAGAGTTAGTATAGGCGCCTACAACTGCACCTATACCAGGGATTATCTGCATGAGTTTGGCAATGTCTATATAATCCCTGTATTCCTGCTGAAATTCTCTCCAATTAAATAGATTTATATCACTGGGAAGGGCTTTAGAATACTCTTCCCAGTTTTCTATTTCATGAAATACTTTATTAACCACTGCTTGACTAGAAAAAGCAAGCTGAAATATTTTTAGTATGTACAATCTTTCCTTATAATCTCTAGTATCAAAGCCATAAATAGCTGCAACATCATACAGAAACTTAAATTTTATGCTGAGCAGTAGAGGAAAATCAGCAAGTCCCATTAATATTCCGCCTGCTCCTGTACTAGCACCTTCAAGCATAGCAGTTTTTTTATAAAAGCTTATTTTTTCTTTAACTAAACCTTCTCTTTCTTCAAGAGGCATAGATGGATAAGGATTTTTAGTCATGAACTGTGAGCCTGATAATACAATTTTAATCATATTTTTTATAGCAAAAGTAAGAACCTCATGATATTTGTCAGGTAAAGTATTATTTATCCTATTTTGTATGCCCTTTGAAGTCTTATTTATTATAGAAGGTTTTTTCTGCATTTTCTTTTTCCAATTGTTTAGTTCTTTTATAGCATTTATATAGTACTTATCCATTTTTATCACCAGCTTTATATTATTAGAAATCTAAATAAAAAAGTTAATAACCAACTAAAATATCTTACCCATATGTTAGGATAAAAAACACAAATAAACTTTCAAGGTAATTACTAGAATTAAAATTTATATGCAATCATATATATTGTAATACTATGATTACATAATTAGTCATAGGGCAATAATAAAATTAATAAATAACAAAGGAGTGTAATTTTATGCCTAGCTTTGGTAATCCATTTAGTGCTAACGTGGACAGAAAAGTAACACAGGAAGAATTAATTCAGGCAATACGCCTAGATATAGCTGGAGAATTAGAGGCAATATATATTTATGATGCTCATATCCAAGCAACTGATAATCCAATAGCAAAGAAAATTCTTGCAGACATTAGAGACGAGGAAAAAGCACATGTAGGAGAATTAATGACATTACTTAGAATACTAGACCCACGTGAAGGAGAGCTTTTTGCGGAAGGAGAAGAAGAGGTTAGAGAAATGCTTATGGACTTAGGTATTGTAGAGAAAACAAACAATATCACACAATTAGGAATTAAAACCGTAGGAAGTCTTTTAGAAGAATAGGAGGGAAGATGAATGGAATATTTGCTTAGGGAAGACGCTCCATTTGGAGAAGAATTGTGGGAAAAAATAGATGAAGTTGTAATTAGGAAAGCAAAGGAACAATTAATAGGCAGAAAATTTATTCCAATTTATGGGCCATTAGGTCCAGGAGTGCAGAATATAAATAT
This genomic interval from Proteiniborus ethanoligenes contains the following:
- a CDS encoding zinc ribbon domain-containing protein, with the protein product MFCSNCGEKNNENSKFCRICGSKLQPPSNTNMAVEVKQESSLVQSQTEAETNVVAHSTDENKAKKKLFQKKAPIIAAALILIFLIPATIFFAKGLGLFNGKKAIYPVVYMKKNELVARDTRKDKATPITDKLCDDYTYDDIFGYGDFSYFATSSKDDAASLFFRFTKDGKKMLFLQNIREGEGYDEVADLYLRNIVGTTPKGKSTDKYGIKIASNILPAFDISFDGKYIVYMKNWNYDDGGSLYINDLKKEIKVAGDAYPDFQISDDGKHILYSRVNSNVSERDYYIALTAKEDSTEKIDSDINEIVKVTDNFEKIYYTKSNGDSGYDLYLKEMGKDKIKLFNDMDSLISIQEDGSIVYLKSYVETVDLREIVNDNMAATDRFMTMPYKDNYILYYDYYYYYSYPVYDMAAYNRALEQYYRKEERDEIRYYIANNPTHVVKKDLYIYRDGESEKVESSIAQIMNASENSSITYFKYIVEEVPKRNISDFSNAYAVENYYWENVNQKKDLYRYTKSDGNKLVLSKDDYLYIVFSEDNNYAYMKDFVEGKGYLLNKYDLSNTDNKETIATDVTYFEVYPDSEVIYLKDEKNSLGDLYLKTNDRNEKIAENVNWYSVFYDEDNKVILCLTDYNYERYMGKLVRISNFEKKVISDDVNHYFYRSPNEVLFTKEYRESRGDAELWLYNGKEKNIKIDDDVTNLLYY
- a CDS encoding EcsC family protein, with the translated sequence MDKYYINAIKELNNWKKKMQKKPSIINKTSKGIQNRINNTLPDKYHEVLTFAIKNMIKIVLSGSQFMTKNPYPSMPLEEREGLVKEKISFYKKTAMLEGASTGAGGILMGLADFPLLLSIKFKFLYDVAAIYGFDTRDYKERLYILKIFQLAFSSQAVVNKVFHEIENWEEYSKALPSDINLFNWREFQQEYRDYIDIAKLMQIIPGIGAVVGAYTNSKLLNKLGITAMNAYRMRVI
- a CDS encoding DUF438 domain-containing protein, coding for MSELINNREVMEDTNKEKRQAVLKDIIMQLHDGKDPKEVKDQFAKLIDGVSASEISEMEAGLIKDGMPVEEIQRLCDVHAEIFKGSIEEIHTETKEEEKIGHPVRVLKEENFAIEDLLKNNILPKVDAYVENENEEIKNSIIGDVNLLFDIEKHYSRKENILFPYMEKYNITAPPKVMWGVDDEIRGELKAFKAYLLEGEIHPKELKNKAEALSTRIIDMIFKEESIMVPMLLDVLTEDEWLKIAEDSEEIGYCLVAPTQKWRPERENVEEKAKEETHGGPAGYVKFDTGILKVEELERILNTLPFDITFIDKDDIVKYFSQPEERFFPRTKSVIGRTVQNCHPHSSVNTVEKILDDFKSGKKDSESFWIKLRGEYIYIRYFAVRDENKNYMGTLEVSQNIRPIQEITGEKRLLSE
- the trhA gene encoding PAQR family membrane homeostasis protein TrhA, coding for MKEKNKILALDVNQISRKAYSLKEEIASSITHGIGILFSIVTLTILLIYAIWDKSPISIVAFSIYGACSICLYTSSTLYHSFQNQKIKKILRVFDHSSIFLFIAGTYTPVALLSMTGYWRIGILSAVWTIALIGIGFKIFTYNKFDKFKMISVLMYVLMGWIVVIAIKPMLQMVPKGFFIWLLAGGIIYTLGTIFYSIKKIPYNHAIWHLFVLGGSVMHFLGIFIYLK
- the sfsA gene encoding DNA/RNA nuclease SfsA codes for the protein MKYDKIIEGIFLKRPNRFIAQVLIDGKEEIVHVKNTGRCKELLLPGAKVLLEDCSHNMTRKTKYSLIAVWKGKMLVNMDSQVPNSVVFEALEGRKVKELEDIIHLKREVTFGKSRYDIYFETEKEKGFIEIKGVTLENNNISMFPDAPTERGAKHVLEMIEAVKQGYRGIILFLIQMKGPKVFKLNWQMDRAFSEGVKLAHENGVEIFVYDSIVSYNTISLDKPVKIELDEIIE
- a CDS encoding DUF1858 domain-containing protein; protein product: MNKVISLNETIYELCNKYPEIKEILRDLGFVDIVNPIMMNTAGRVMTIPKGTQMKNIHIEKVIEKLKENSFEIIQ
- a CDS encoding Nif3-like dinuclear metal center hexameric protein translates to MNTNEIMKLALDMSGFDYIPADSEIYVEGKGIKKILFGIDIDSSDLYYAKANGYDAVIAHHPQASIINAHEVYKDHVKVMNKYGVPEEAAQKAIEDKYEMLKISAMSANYDSTISVAQMLNMPFLNIHQPLDEIGRRLMQDKVDQVCKDENATLEDVIKALSSFKEMQVARTKVELLIGDENGKAGKTVVAHGTYTNGGYDVANAYFENGVNTVVYIHITYPDYIRLKKENKGNLIVSGHIASDAVGINPFVEALREKGLEVTTVKGIIK
- a CDS encoding MATE family efflux transporter translates to MIYTNNLTKGSIFKALFRLAIPIMGTSFVQMAYNMTDMIWVGRVGPRAVAAVGTAGFFTWLAMAFILIPKIGAEVGVAQSVGRQDMKEAKVYIKHSIQMIICLALFYAFVLIIFRKSLIEFFNLGEEDIINNAINYLVIISIGLVFYFINPVFSAIFNGYGDSKTPFIINTIGLIINMILDPLLILGIGPFPRLEVIGAAIATIIAQITVTIIFITIAKQRHELFSELNLLKGPDRDHIRKIVKLGLPVALQSGLFTIFAMFIARIIAQWGPIPIAVQKVGSQIEAISWMTAGGFQTAMSAFVGQNYGAKKWDRVFKGYFVGLAIVSVIGIFATSLLVFGARPVFSIFIPEEESIRYGIVYLKILGLSQLFMCIEITTAGAFNGLGKTVPPSIVGILFNGLRIPAALILSSTSLGLNGVWWAISISSMFKGVVLTTLFIFSLKRNPETKGLSVFRLLSSYKHS
- a CDS encoding hydrolase, producing MNRFTLRQEEAILMIIDIQERLVPAMKHGKKTIDNTNILIATAKKLDIPIIATEQYPKGLGKTVTEISENINGDYIYEKISFSGYTEEVKTALNQIERKKVIITGMETHVCVYQTVRDLLDNGYEVFIAEDAVCSRTKENYLNGLSIMDKMGAVIVNTETVLFDLLKEAGTPVFRELSKLIK
- a CDS encoding radical SAM/SPASM domain-containing protein, translating into MKKFKKFYIEITNVCNLSCSFCPQTKRSPEIMKFDVFNKILDEVKPYTDYLYFHVKGEPLLHPEIDKFLDISYEKGFMVNITTNGTLISKAKDKILMKPALRQVNFSLHSFDGNQSHNNKEEYIKEIISFAKEAADKTNVFIALRLWNLDRDNATNLQKRRNIQILQIIQKEFNLDYKIEEKVIPGSGIKIMERIYLNQDIEFKWPDLKEEEDEGKGFCYGLRNQAAILVDGTVVPCCLDGEGIINLGNINKAHFSQIIESTRARDIINGFSNRKAVEELCRKCGYRKKFG
- a CDS encoding demethoxyubiquinone hydroxylase family protein; this translates as MPSFGNPFSANVDRKVTQEELIQAIRLDIAGELEAIYIYDAHIQATDNPIAKKILADIRDEEKAHVGELMTLLRILDPREGELFAEGEEEVREMLMDLGIVEKTNNITQLGIKTVGSLLEE